The nucleotide window ataattaaactattttttctttagttttttattatatttactttatCGTAATTATGTTGATACCTAAATTTAATTTAGTTAACGGTgaaatataaattaaaaaattcATTAATATTTTCCGGTATAATTTCGTTAACTCTAACGTAATTAATTTTCTTTCTAACCTTTATTTTGATATTAAAATAACGGCTAATAAAGTAAGATATTTAATACTCCTAAAGGGGTTAGGATCGCCTTACTTAACTAGTAAATTAATTATCAAAgcttttatattaatataagtagGAGCGTAACTAAAGCTTTCCTAACCAAAGATCTATTAAATAATAAGATTTCTTTAACCGTAAAAAAGTCGCTATTAATTTTTATAGGCAAGGTTTTTTTTAGTAGGGTACTATTAATATAGTACTTTAGGGTAGAACGTAGAATCTCGTACTTATTGGACGCTTTTCGCTAGCTTATACCAGCGGCAATATCTCTCTAGGCATTTTTAATATCCTCCTTGGTATATTTGGCCATTGATGGGTATCTGGAGCAAAAAGAATAAAAGAAAAGCTTTATTTCTGGTCTCTGTGGGTGGAATATAAAGTGTGCGTTGATATCGAGGGGCTTTCGGAGGTCCAGGGTTATGGAGGTTTTAATGTGGGTAGATGGCTTGGGTAGTTCAAATCTACCTGGGCCACATCCATATGTGGTCCACTTCCTTTTCATCCAACCTAATGTATACACTTAGCGGGTACAATACACATACCCAACAGGCAAGGCgatgcctcctctcccctaTTTGTTCTGACAATAATTGGGGCGAAACTCCAGAAAGTTACGGTGCATGAAATAGCTATGGCTGGAGCTTTGCTTTACTTACCATAACTGAAAGCTGGTAAATGTGGGAGTTTTGGCGACCAAGAATTATCTGGATGCTTATTGGCCTACTCCTATGTTTGGAATATTCCCTCCTTTTTGGGAGATACAGGTGAAAGACTACGAGGACGACTTCGCTCCTGCTTTTTGTGGCAATGGCAACCACAGTCAAAGGTATCTTGTGCCATTGATCTTTTAAAACATAACTCTTATTAGTAAGTCTTTGTGATAAGAAAAGAGAGCGTTCGACACCTCGTACTACAAGGTGGAAAGTATGGAGAAAATCTGTTAGGATACGGGCCTTCAAGGATAATCGATATGTCTTGGAGATGGTTAGCTAAtaaaggtaggtagggtgCCTCCGAAGTTTTTCTTGCTTCCCCAAATACAACTCAATAATATAATGTAAGGTACGGCAGGTACTTTGGGGCGCTCATGAATGTTCAGAAAAAACGACGAGTTAAGTTGTGAATATAGTAGAGAATGCTCCCCTGTAATACCTACGTAGGGCTATAAAGCTACCACTGTACTGATGAACAGATTAAACATCTTTTCACAATTCTTCTAACTATATCTCGTGTGTCTTTCCACTTTCTTGAACAAGATAGGTAATGGGCAAGCAATAAAAGTATACCCCCTTGAAATCCCACACTCGGATCGCCAAGGcgaaaccaccaaaacaagCTTTCAAGCCAAGATCAAGCCCGGCTTGGCCATCTTTCGTTTCCTCACCCCTTGTACCGATCTTCGACGACATCGCATTCTAAAACTTGATATTGCTGGTGTCATTGTCAATTCCTATAAAACGGTCTTTAGCTTCCTCAGCGAGGCTCGGGACAGGCAAGGGTCTCACCGTTAATCAAGCGTTCGCTTTGAGGCTTATAAACCAGCAAATTCCCGTTGGGCACTTGGGCAAATGTGTCGCTCAACAGTCTCCTGACCCCTCCTTAGTGTGAGCATGTTTTCAGTGGTACATACCTCCACTCCCGAGTATAGTGGCATAAGGAAGATGTCGGAATTTGAGTTTAAGGGTTTCCACTCCACTCGATCTAAACGCTCTAGCCCGCGCATAACGCTCCATGGGGATCCAACCTCTGTTAGACATCACGGCAAAGGCGGCATAATTCCCAAGTGTTCATGCGCCAAAGCAGCAAGGCAGGCATGTTGTAACTTTGataatttttattttgtGTACATCCCTAGCCAAACTCGGGTATTGTTCCTTCAAACTTAGCCAACTAATCAAATGATATTATTTAACGCCTTAAACACCTTTCCCAATCCCGCTTATGACAAACCAAACCAatgccccttctccccccccaaaaaaaaccgcGATCTCTCGGAATCCCGAAAGTGGTGAAGACGGTGACGTCCCGAGCCAGTCGCTCGCGAAAAAGACAAGCTGAAAGAGCTCCACAATTGCGCGCGTTTCCAGCTTGTGCCGATGGGATCCACACCACAGCTCCACCCCCGATATATCCGTTCAATGGTAGAATTATCCCCGGATCCCGATTCCCGGGATCGTGGAGAAACATCATGGGGGAAAGCCAGGAGGCGGGATTTTTGGACCCCCCAAAGCCCTGAACCCTATTCAGCTCATCCCGGGACTTTCAGCTGAGCGATatcggcaccaccaccaaccaccatcagcaagTCAGAGAGAACATCGTGAGTGTGTGAGGTAGGTAATCAGTGAGCAGAAGGGCTCGCTTGGTGGGAGTCAAGCGttgtgatggaggaggaggagtctcCGCGGAGGGTCTTTCTTCTTTCGCTGCAAAGGAGAAATAACGGGTTAGTTGAGCGGTTTTGAGAGATGCGATGGATGAGAACAACAAACATACTGCGTATTCCGGTCGACAATGGTGCACTCCCACTTGGCACCAGCGGTGCGAATGTGGAACTTGACGCTACCGGTCTCGAGCAGGTTGCGGACCTTGGGGTCGTAGTGGGAGAGGTCAACCGTGCTGGAGGAAGCAGAGAGAttgggggtgctggtggtgggtgaggaagaCATCTTGATAGTGAGgagatgtgtgtgtgtaagtGTGTGTAGAGCTGGCGCTTATATGGTAGTGGCTGA belongs to Podospora bellae-mahoneyi strain CBS 112042 chromosome 6, whole genome shotgun sequence and includes:
- a CDS encoding hypothetical protein (EggNog:ENOG503PI39) yields the protein MSSSPTTSTPNLSASSSTVDLSHYDPKVRNLLETGSVKFHIRTAGAKWECTIVDRNTHERRKTLRGDSSSSITTLDSHQASPSAH